The Thalassotalea sp. LPB0316 nucleotide sequence GAACAATTAAAAGCCAATCTAAAACAAGAGTTTACTACCTATAAAACCTTGCGTTTTGAAGTATTTAACGACTGGCTACCAACCGACAACTGTTTCGTTGAGCTAGACCCTGACGTAACCGATAAATGGGGAGATGCGGTTGCTAAAGTGCGAATTGGTTTTCACGAGCACGATTTAAAGGTAGGTGAATATATCGCTGAAAAAGCCGAAACGGTATTAAAAGCCATGGGCGCGAAAAATGTTAGCTCATCGGTTAGCTCATATCCACCAACCAATTTAATTGCCGGCGGTTGTCGATTTGGTAATGATCCCAAAACCTCAGTATTAAACAAATACTGCCAAGCGCATGAAGTTGAAAATCTTTATGTCACCGATGGCTCATTTATGCCAACCGGAGGCAGCGTACCTTATACCTACACTATATATGCCAACGCCTTTCGGGTGGCTGAGCATATCAAAGAGCAGTGGCAAACTATCGCTAAGAACATTGATTGATACAACAATATATGACCGAGGCTCGCCTAATAAACAATTACCAAAATCACCACTTAATGGTTTTATTGGCTAATCAAGGGTGGTTAATTTACCTAACTCAAATTCCAAACCAATAAAACCCCTTAAAAAACAACAAGGTAAAATCTGGCACAAGCTCTGCTGAAGGTTCGTTAACATTCTCAAACAACGGACCTAACATGAGTCAGGTATTAAAAGAGCAACCAACAAAACCGACCGCGGTCAAGCTGACGCCGAATTCCGGCCAGACAATGGATCGTAAGATCGCAAAAACTACCACACCTTATAAAAAAATCATTATCGGGCTTTTGATCACCACTGTAGCAGTCGGCGCTGGTTACCACTATTTGGGTAACGACACCGGAAAAACCCTGTCACTAGATAACCAACGTCTTAATATTTCCACGGTTAAAGCTGGTGTCTTTGATGATTTTATTCCGATCAGAACGCGAGTGGCACCACTAAAAACCGTTTATTTAGACGCCATTGAAGGTGGCCGTGTTGAGCAGGTGCTGGTAGAGGATGGCAGTGTTGTTACCAAGGGCCAGCCGATTGTCAGACTTTCTAATACTCAACTTCAACTGGATGTAATGCGCAATGAAGCGGCGGTAACCGAGCAGCTAAACAATATGCGTACTATTGAGTTATCGTTAGAGCAAAACCGCTTAAGCCACAAACGCAACCTAATCGAATACAACCACGAAATCAAACAATTGACCCGCCAACTTGATCGTGAACGTGTGATCCGTGCCAATGGCAGTATTTCTGAAAGTCAGATACAGGAAACCGAAGACGAGCTTGAATACAACAAGCAAATGCGCGAGTTGACGCTAGAAAGTCAGCAAACCGATGCTCGCATGCAGGAGCAACAACTAGCGTTCTTAAAAGAAACTAATGAGCGTTTAGAAGCTAGTCTGGCCTTTGCCCGCGATAACATGAATAACCTCAATATGCGCGCGCCAGTAGCAGGCAAGCTGTCTGGCTTTGATGTTGAAGTAGGACAGTCAATTAATCGCGGTGAGCGCATTGGTCAAATTGACGATCCTGATAACTTCAAACTCGAAGCCAGCATTGATGAGTACTACCTCGAACGTATTCAGCTTGGTCAGAAAGCCAGTGTCAGTAAGAGCTCAGAAACCTTTATGGTCGCTATTAACAAGATTTATCCGGACGTTAAGAATGGCCAGTTTCAGGTCGATCTAACTTTTGATGGTGATCAACCTGACAATATCCGCCGGGGACAAACACTACAAGCCAAACTAACGCTCGGTGATAGCGCGGAAGTGTTACTGATCCCCAACGGTGCCTTTTATCAGGATACCGGCGGTAACTGGATCTTCGTGGTCAGCCCTGACGGTAAAACAGCGGTTAAGCGCAGTGTCAAATTGGGCAGAAAAAACAACCAGTACATTGAGGTGATTGAAGGGCTTGAGGCGAATGAAAAAATTATCACTTCACCTTATTCGAGCTTTAAAAGCATGGACACCCTGATTTTAACCAATAACTAAAGCAGAAAACTAAGAAAGATAACGAGAGTAGCAGAGAAAGACTATGATAAATCTAAAAAATATCCACAAATACTACCGCACTGAAGACGTTGAAACAGTTGCGCTTAATGATGTTTCAATTGATATTGCGGCGGGTGAGTTTGTTGCCATTATGGGACCTTCG carries:
- a CDS encoding efflux RND transporter periplasmic adaptor subunit → MSQVLKEQPTKPTAVKLTPNSGQTMDRKIAKTTTPYKKIIIGLLITTVAVGAGYHYLGNDTGKTLSLDNQRLNISTVKAGVFDDFIPIRTRVAPLKTVYLDAIEGGRVEQVLVEDGSVVTKGQPIVRLSNTQLQLDVMRNEAAVTEQLNNMRTIELSLEQNRLSHKRNLIEYNHEIKQLTRQLDRERVIRANGSISESQIQETEDELEYNKQMRELTLESQQTDARMQEQQLAFLKETNERLEASLAFARDNMNNLNMRAPVAGKLSGFDVEVGQSINRGERIGQIDDPDNFKLEASIDEYYLERIQLGQKASVSKSSETFMVAINKIYPDVKNGQFQVDLTFDGDQPDNIRRGQTLQAKLTLGDSAEVLLIPNGAFYQDTGGNWIFVVSPDGKTAVKRSVKLGRKNNQYIEVIEGLEANEKIITSPYSSFKSMDTLILTNN